In Actinoplanes sp. NBC_00393, a single genomic region encodes these proteins:
- the gabT gene encoding 4-aminobutyrate--2-oxoglutarate transaminase yields the protein MSIEQQRRLVTDLPGPRSLDLMSRKTAAVPDGVGTTMPVFAARAGGGIVVDVDGNHLIDLGSGIAVTSVGASAPRVQAAVAAQLEAFTHTCFMVTPYDGYVAVAETLNRITPGDHEKRTVLFNSGAEAVENAVKIARVHTGRDAVVVFDHAYHGRTNLTMAMTAKSKPYKHGFGPFAPEVYRAAGSYPYRDGNLDGAAAAARAIDQIDKQIGAENLAALVIEPIQGEGGFIEPAPGFLPALAAWCRASGVVFVADEVQTGFARTGDLFACGREGVVPDLIVTAKGIAGGLPLSAVTGRAEIMQAPHVGGLGGTYGGNPLACAAALAAIETIEADGLAERARKIEGLLVERLSRLRDRDDRIGDVRGRGAMIAVELVRPGSTEPDPRLARDVARAAHQQGVIVLTCGTYGNVLRFLPPLTISDELLHDAFDVLDAAFEAVR from the coding sequence TCGCCGCCCGCGCCGGTGGCGGCATCGTCGTCGACGTCGACGGCAACCACCTGATCGACCTGGGCTCCGGGATCGCCGTCACCTCGGTCGGCGCCAGCGCGCCCCGCGTGCAGGCAGCGGTCGCCGCGCAGCTCGAGGCCTTCACCCACACCTGCTTCATGGTCACGCCGTACGACGGATATGTGGCGGTCGCCGAGACGCTCAACCGGATCACGCCGGGTGACCACGAGAAGCGGACGGTGCTGTTCAACTCGGGCGCCGAGGCGGTGGAGAACGCGGTGAAGATCGCCCGCGTGCACACCGGCCGGGACGCGGTCGTGGTGTTCGATCACGCGTACCACGGGCGGACGAACCTGACCATGGCGATGACGGCGAAGAGCAAGCCGTACAAGCACGGGTTCGGGCCGTTCGCGCCCGAGGTGTACCGGGCTGCGGGGTCCTACCCGTACCGGGACGGGAACCTGGACGGGGCGGCCGCGGCGGCCCGCGCGATCGACCAGATCGACAAGCAGATCGGCGCGGAGAACCTGGCGGCGCTGGTCATCGAGCCCATTCAGGGTGAGGGCGGGTTCATCGAGCCGGCGCCCGGGTTCCTGCCCGCGCTGGCGGCCTGGTGCCGGGCCAGCGGCGTCGTCTTCGTCGCTGATGAGGTGCAGACGGGCTTCGCGCGTACCGGTGATCTCTTTGCCTGTGGGCGTGAGGGTGTGGTGCCGGACCTGATCGTGACCGCGAAGGGCATCGCCGGTGGCCTGCCGCTCTCGGCGGTGACCGGCCGTGCCGAGATCATGCAGGCGCCGCACGTGGGCGGCCTGGGTGGCACCTACGGCGGCAATCCGCTGGCCTGCGCGGCCGCTCTCGCGGCCATCGAGACGATCGAGGCCGACGGCCTCGCCGAGCGGGCCCGGAAGATCGAGGGCTTGCTCGTGGAGCGTCTGTCGCGGTTGCGGGATCGAGACGATCGCATCGGTGACGTACGCGGACGCGGCGCCATGATCGCCGTGGAACTCGTTCGACCCGGCAGCACCGAACCCGACCCGCGACTCGCCCGGGACGTCGCCCGCGCCGCCCATCAACAGGGTGTGATCGTGCTGACCTGCGGCACCTACGGCAACGTACTGCGCTTCCTGCCCCCACTCACGATCAGCGACGAGCTGCTGCACGACGCCTTCGACGTGCTCGACGCCGCCTTCGAGGCCGTGCGATGA